From one Rhopalosiphum padi isolate XX-2018 chromosome 2, ASM2088224v1, whole genome shotgun sequence genomic stretch:
- the LOC132923217 gene encoding uncharacterized protein LOC132923217, whose product MFDLSLVKLKKPFKHVERFVGLSSRTFKSDVELNCMVIGIGAPHERGYKVPVRVKYGQTACRIPKSNTFLEFVIGFTWADFLCAETIGPAAMRLPCDRADPLLCSSGQHQYGIFSYGYDVTDASPATEATECGDSTVQGRLLFVNRYTGWISETMKKLGTDYDGESQQSEKYNKTTVRRRRPTRPRPTTTSTKTVVPQVTCTDRMEVDYPYLVYLEGLPDEPVCGGTLVSPWHVLTTAYCTTRMTEIMVTVTAYNYRHHANASLVYIHPDYDPYTLTADISIVVLHDPLNVTRYAQLPDIISGPIDDNFTTKALACVVVVRRRLTPYYYIPVNVMYGLKACRESFDSEIQTTVSKTWREFICGMPNQRLGNDIGDPLICDGLQYGMISHTYPTKMQATKTGSVNHQVRFLIVDYHRQWINNVIGADYRFGTNDGRPHAFPGLAINLILQFLTIVFQLLLRYR is encoded by the exons ATGTTCGACTTATCGCTGGTAAAG CTCAAGAAGCCGTTCAAACACGTTGAGCGTTTCGTTGGACTATCGTCGAGAACGTTCAAAAGTGACGTTGAACTGAATTGCATGGTTATAGGAATCGGTGCGCCCCACGAACGCGGTTACAAGGTACCGGTTCGTGTTAAGTACGGCCAAACCGCTTGTCGGATTCCAAAATCAAA CACTTTTCTCGAGTTCGTGATCGGATTCACTTGGGCGGATTTCTTGTGTGCCGAGACAATAGGTCCGGCAGCCATGCGATTGCCGTGTGACCGGGCCGACCCACTGCTGTGCTCGAGTGGTCAACATCAGTATGGAATCTTTAGCTATGGATACGACGTTACAGATGCGTCTCCAGCGACAGAGGCGACAGAGTGCGGTGATTCGACGGTTCAGGGCAGGCTCTTGTTTGTCAACAGGTACACTGGCTGGATTTCTGAGACGATGAAGAAACTCGGAACGGATTACGATGGTGAATCACAGCagtcagaaaaatataataagaccaCAGTGAGACGCCGTAGACCCACACGGCCACGACCGACAACCACCTCAACTAAAACGGTAGTTCCGCAGGTAACCTGCACTGACCGCATGGAAGTCGACTACCCGTATCTGGTGTACTTGGAAGGTCTACCTGACGAACCAGTGTGTGGCGGCACCCTAGTATCCCCCTGGCACGTGCTCACGACCGCTTACTGCACGACGAGGATGACCGAAATTATG GTGACTGTTACAGCGTACAATTATAGACATCACGCGAACGCGAGTCTCGTTTACATTCATCCGGATTACGACCCGTACACGCTGACCGCGGACATCAGCATCGTAGTT TTACACGACCCGTTAAACGTGACTAGGTACGCACAGCTACCAGATATCATCAGCGGTCCGATCGATGACAACTTTACTACCAAAGCGCTGGCTTGCGTAGTGGTAGTGAGAAGACGGCTGACAccctattattatattccgGTCAATGTCATGTACGGGCTTAAAGCGTGTCGGGAATCATTCGA TTCAGAAATTCAGACAACCGTCAGCAAGACTTGGCGCGAGTTCATCTGCGGAATGCCCAATCAACGACTTGGTAACGACATAGGGGATCCGTTAATCTGCGACGGACTGCAGTACGGCATGATTAGTCACACGTACCCTACTAAGATGCAAGCCACCAAAACGGGAAGTGTCAATCATCAAGTGCGTTTCTTGATAGTCGACTACCACAGACAGTGGATCAACAACGTGATCGGGGCCGATTATCGATTCGGCACTAACGATGGTCGCCCACACGCATTCCCCGGACTAGCGATCAACCTGATCCTGCAGTTTCTAACAATCGTATTCCAATTATTGTTACGCTATAGGTAG